The genomic segment TACGTTTTACAGAAAAGATGGAAACTTACAATTTCAGGATATTCTTATTGAATACCAATTAAAAACAGCAAAAGGAGAATCCGAATCTGTGGAAGCTTCGATGGGTAACCCAAATGAAATTGTTTATAACCCAAACACGAATCAGGTGGCAGGACATTTTCAACGACAAGAAGATCTATACCAAACGAACTCCCTTGTCTTTAGTCATTCCGACTTTAGTAAAAAGTTTAAAATTTTTTTAACTTTAAAAAAAGATGGTAAAATTATTTCCTTAAAGGAACTGACAACAACTCCACCAAACCCTCCTGCTATCCCAACAAATACAATCGCCTTACCAACTATAAGTTATGAAACCAAGCGAACACTCTTTACTAGCGGAGGAATTCCTACAGAATATCAAGTAATTTATATCAAATTCCAAGCTGGTGCAGATCTGTCCGCTTACACTAGGTTAGATGCATATATTGGTAGACCAAACGTGATTAGCCTCGCTGCTGACAATTATAATGTTATCAATTATATTAAAGTAAGCTCTTATGATAAATTTTCTGGATATTTTTTATTTCTCACGCCGGAACTGAATTCTGCATATAAGGTTATTGTTGTTGGCTCTACCGCAGATGCGAAAGGAAATCGAAGTATCGATACGGTTCCTCCCCCACCTCCACCATCACCTTGCGCTGGAAGTGTAACAGCACCAACTACCATAGGAAACTGTGCTACACATTGTTTGGTTGTTGATCTGGTTGGAAATCAATTGGAATATACAGCACAAACATCAATTGGAACTACCGCTGAAGAGTATTTATATATTGATTCGACTAGTTCCACAGTAAGTGGGGGAACTGGACCTGCGAGTTTTGCATATATCGAACATTTTTCTCCCATCGGAATAGGAGCATACCAAACAGACCCAAGATCATTTGATGTCACAGCTTACAATAATGCTTGTGTAGTTTTATCATCTTATCTTGTCCAAGATGGACCAGGAGGATTTAGCGATTCCTATTTAACTGGCAAAGTAACGGTTCCTTAGTTAAGGAACATTGATTTTACGAAACATCCAAATCATTCAATTTGGATTGGATTTTGATTCACAATTGGAAATCGAATTTCAAAATTTGTGCCTTTGGTTTTTTCGATATCGATTGTTCCGCGTAATTGTTTCACTAAATTTTTGACCAAAGTCAGTCCGATTCCCTTTCCATCTAACAGTGTATTATCAATACCTAGGCCATTGTCTTTCACAACAAGGACAAACTGGTCTTCTATCTTACCCAAAGTAACTTCAATTTTTCCTTCTACCCGATTCATAAAAGCATGACGAAAGGAATTAGAAACAAGTTCGTTTAATATAAGACCCATAGGAATGGCACGGTCCAAGTCCATTTCTAACCCTTCTTCAATTAACTCATGCAATTCAATATTATTTTTTTCATTTAAATACGTAATTTTCAAATTACCTAAAATTGAATTAAAAATAAGATTCAAATCAACATATAATAAATTTGGTGAACCATAAATTATTTTATGAACAGATGCAATTGCCATAATTCTATTTTGAATTAATCCTAAAGAAGTAGTTAATTTTAAGTCATTCTCTGACTCTACCTGCATTGCTAAAAGACCTGAGATAATTTGTAGATTATTGTTTACTCTATGGTGAATTTCCGTGAGTAATTTTGATTTTAATTTCAAATCAGACTTGATCTGTCTTTCATGTTCAATCCTTTTGTTTTGTTCCTTTTTTACAGAATGAACATATAAAAAGATAAGAAAAAACATGGCATAAAGATCTTTAAAAAAACCTTCATACTCATCAAAATAATCTATGGAAAACCCATGTTCAAATACATTTGAGATACTTACATAACAAGGAATGACCGCAAGGATCAATACGAATATTCCTTCTCCACGGTATTGTGGGTGTTGGATCAAATGTTTGATTATGATGTATATCGCAATTAGATAAACAAGTAAAGAAAAAAGATTGAGTAACGCCACGAAATTCATATCAACGACTAAACACCAATATTTCCTTTTTTAAACTCACCAAAAATAGAATTGCGGAAAGAAAGTAAAAAGAATGTTCGAGAAGATTAAAAAAATCATGGAAAAAAAATCCTTCGATGACAGTAAAAATATTACTTAGCCAAACACAGAAAAACCCTAAAATCAAATAGTAAAATTTTGGAATGAAACCAGAACCAAGCAACCGTAAAGTGATCACCAACCCTACGCTATCAAAAATAAGATTCAATACTTCACTTATTTGATACATTTTTCACCAATACAGGGAAGACCTGGTTTTACCTAGACGATAAACTATAACAGGATTCTGTTTATGGTAAAGTGATAATTTGGAAAAAATGGAACATAAATTCCCAAAATGAATCAGAATTTATTGGTTTTATAAAAATTGATTGCTAGGTATTAGATTCATTTCATACAAAATGGCAATGTCTGAATTTCCCTTTTTGAAATTTTCTGCAAAAATTGAGATCATCGGAATCAATCCTTTTGTTTTTTTACCCGAACCTATTTTGTTAGCACTCATGAAACAAGCAAAAACAGATAAAGGTAAAATTCGAGTGGCTCTTAAAATTGATGGATTCCCATTTACACAAACACTCGTTAAATACAGTGGACACTGGCGTTTGTATTTGAATACTCCGATGCGAAAAGCAGCAAAAAAAGAAGTGGGAGATAACGCAAATTTTGAGATCAAGTTCAATCCTGAGAAAAAAATTCACCCTGTGTCTATTGAACTAAAAGTTGCATTGGGAAAAAACAAAAAAGCAAAAGATAAGTTTGATTCATTAAGCCCATCCCTTCAAAATGAAATGATGCGGTATATCTTTGGACTTAAGTCGGAAAAAAGTAAAAAAGAGAACGTAGACCGGGCCATATTATTTTTGTTGGGAAGTGGAAAGTTTCTCGGTAGAGATGCATCATAGAGTTCCCTACCGACAGATTTATTTTTTAACATTAAGATAAATCAAGAATACTACTTTTAGCCAATCGCAAAACATCTGTCAGAAATTTTCGATGACTTATAATCAATTCTTGTTTTGATTCCCGGGCAGGATTAAAAATACCACGTTTTCTAAAAACTTTCCAAGGATCCAATTGAATGTCAGCCCAAGTTCCAATCTCCAATGTTAAAGGAAGAAATCTTGATCCATTCGGATTTGATTTGAGTTTTGCTTTTTGATACTGATTATACAAACGATCCCAAAGGTCCCCATGGGTTGTGTAGGTTTCGCTTTGAGGACCAAACCGATATAAGATATGATTAAATTTAGTAGTTAAATGATTTGCAATTTTTTGAAACAAAGGTTCATCTATACACTGTTCATGAGTTCCTGCGTACGGCCACCAAACATGATCTACTGCACCAAATCCAGAATGAATATCGATTACAGGTATCATAAAGTTTTCGGCAGGTAACAGATATTTGTTGTAAAATCGATCTAATACTTTCGATTCTGCCTGTAAAACATTGCCTCTATAATATGGAAATACGTTGGAAAGCTTATGGCCACCAAAAAAGAAAGGAGCTTTCACAGCCTCCACGCCAGAGTTTCGCATGAGATCAACACCACCAGGGTTCGACCTACGTTTCATTGCTACACCACCGGGATTCAAGATTGGAATACAGACAATTCCAAGCTCCCCATCTTTAATCTCTCGATATAATTCCGAATTTTTGCGACTAAACAAATCATCCAAAAAATCTAATAGCACACGAATTCCGATCGTTTCTAAACCATGTACACCCGCAACTAAACCAGCTACGTTTTGTTTGATTGCTTTCTCTTTTCCAATTTCTAAAACATAAATGGGAAATCGAAAACCTTCTTTTGTCCTTGTGGAAAAACCAAACTGTTTGAACCTAACTAGTTTACCACCTAACTTTACAATCTTCAATATCCTATTCTCGTATCGATTGAGACGTTTCATTCCTCTAAGCATCAAATATTAACCTATAAACCCTAGTTACACTTTCAAATATCACGAAACCAAAAATGAATGACCTCGGCAAGTCTCACTTTCTCAAACGGAAACCTTTTGGTGAAATTCAATTTAGTTTAATTATATTACAATTTGGTTACGAAAAATGAGTTCACTCGGGAAAAATTAAAAGATAAAGATAGAATTGAACAATATATAAAATAAAGTTTATGAATTTCATTTACGTAAAAACTGGCTTAAGTCCAAGTTTAACCAATGAGACAACCTGCAAAAAAAACAAACACAAAAAAATACAAGGAAGAGTTCGTTACAACCAATGGAACAAAATTACATCTAGGAATTTGGCCTGGTACCAAACAAACAATTATTTGTCTGCATGGATTGTCAGGAAATTTATATTCGATGAAACCTTTGGCAGAAAAATTGAATCGTTTAGGCTACAGAGTTTTGTCTTATGATTTACGCGGAAGAGGAAATTCAGATAAACCAAAATCAGGTTATGGATTTCAAAATCATATCAATGACCTGAGAGGAATAATTTCTCATTACAAAATAAAAAACCCTATTTTTTTTGGACATTCCTTCGGTTGTATGATTGCTCTGCGTTATGCGATTCTTTTTCCAGAACAGGTGAAAGCAATGATTCTTATGGATGGTGGCGGTCTTCTTTCTCTGCCTAAAAGAATTCAAATACTCAAAGTATTAAAACAGTCCTTTGATAGATTGGATGTCGTTTACCCAACGGTTTCTGATTATTTAAAGCTGGTGCAAAACTCACCCTTGGTTCCTCGATGGTCAAAAATAATCGAAGAATACTTCCGACTTGAACTACAGAAATATAAAGCAGGATTTGTCTGCCATATGCCAAAGTTTGTTATGGAAGAAGAACTTAAAGAAATGGGGGGATCCATACAACTTGCAAATATATTAAAATATGTAATGTTAGATCCCAAACGAGTGATTTCAAAAATGATAGAAAACAAAAATCTAGAATTTGAAAAAATACAGGCACCCACTCTCATCCTTCGCGCAACAGAAATGAATTTATTTCCCAATGACGATCTATTACCAAAAGAATCATTCAACTCGATGTTAAAAAGAATTCCAAACGCAAGTGGAAAAGAAATCAAAACAAACCATTATGGAATTCTTTTTGACAAATTAAAAGAAAGAGATTTGGCGATCGAAAATTTTTTACTTTTACAGGGAATTTCTAAGTAGCAAACACCAAAATTAGTTTTAGAATTGAAAATCGATTCATATTTACTCCTCAAACTTCGTTTATACTTTAGAGAGCAAATATAACAAGAAGGACAAACAATAGGCAATAATTTTTTTACAACATGTAATCATGCAATCAGAACTCCAAAAAGAATATTGTTACACCATGAGAGGATTCGATACAATGGCATTGACTTCATCCGTACAATTCCTAACCTAAGGTTAGATTCTGCATGAATAGTTAAAATATGCTTTTATAGGCAGTATGGAATCAATCAATATGACAGCAGAGAAAAAAAAGGAACGTTGTTCCTGGTGTTTAAAATTTGACGATTACGTTAAATACCATGATGAAGAATGGGGTGTCCCCGTTCACAATGACCAAATTCATTTTGAATTTCTAATTCTGGAAGGAGCACAAGCGGGACTGAGTTGGTCTACGATTTTAAAGAAACGCGAAGGGTATAGAAAAGTATTTGCAAACTTTGATCCAACTAAGGTTTCAAAATTCACAGATAAAAAATTAGAAAAAATATTACTCGATCCATCGATTGTCCGGAATCGATTGAAAGTATTTGCCGCAGTAAACAACGCAAAACGTTTTTTGGAAATTCAAAAAGAGTTTGGATCTTTTGATAATTACATTTGGAGTTTTGTAGACAACAAACCCATTCAAAACAAACGAAAAAGTTTAAAAGATGTGCCCGCAACAACGAAAGAATCTGATGCCCTCAGCAAAGATTTAATCAAACGCGGATTTAAGTTTGTAGGAAGCACCGTCATCTATGCCCATATGCAAGCCTGTGGACTTGTTAATGACCATGTAGAAAGTTGTTTTCGTTATCAGGAACTCACCTCTTGAGTACTCCATAAAATATTACATTCACAACTTCTAATTGAAACTCATGAATATTCAATGGAATTGTAATAGAATTCTTATTGCTGAGAATCATTTCAATGGAAGAAAGAAAAAGATGGACGGCAACTTCGGGCATAAAACCTTCCCGAAGTTCTCCTTTCATTTTCGCCATATGAAATATCTTCCCAATAGATTCAGGGACTTCTTTTTCTCTACGTTTTCTAAATCTTTCCATTTGATGCGGGAACATCTCTGAAATTTCTCTAATAAACAAATCATTCATCACATATGGAGATTCTTCCACAAGAGACTGGTGCATTTTGGAAAACTTTTGCACTGCTGTTAATGTCTCATCATCTGCTATCGCCTGAATCACTTTTTGAATTTCATTTTGTTTGTACTCCATATAAAATTCCATCAGATCTTGTTTATTGGAGTAATATTTATATAAAGTTTTCCGACTGATCTTCAGTGAACTTGCGATTTCTTCCATTTTTGTTTTGGAATATCCATACTTTAAGAATAATTCTTCTGCTTTTTCTAATATTCTAATCTGCACCGGATCCAAATTAAAAACCCTCACTTTGTCTTTTTACTCATGGAATCAATCAATCTTGTTATGTACTGATACACCGCAGGAATCACGTAAAGAGTAAGAATGGTAGAAGAAATCAAACCTCCAATCACTGTCACTCCCATACTGGTTCTCTGTTTGGATGCCTCATTGAGTCCAATGGCAACAGGCAACATCCCCGCAATCAGTGCAATTGATGTCATTAGGATCGGCCTTAACCTCGCCCTTCCTGCCTCGATAAGTGCAGTCCGAGTATCTACTCCAGTATTTTGTAAGTCTTTTGCAAAATCAATGAGAAGAATCGAATTTTTAGTAGCCAATCCGAAAAGTAAAATCATCCCAATATTCGCAAATATATCCATTGATTTGCCAGTCAAAAACAAACCGAAGAATGCTCCTGTCATTGCTAGTGGAATTACCACCAAAATGGAAATCGGAATGATAAAACTTTCATACAACGAAGCAAGCACCAGATAAATAAACACAACTCCTAACCCAAGTGCGATGGCCATATTCTTTCCCGTAGATTCCAAATTTTCCGTTTGCCCACTATAAGAAACTTTGATTCCCTCAGGTGTTGGTAGCTCCTCTTTTAAAATTCTTTGTAATTCAGACATTACATACCCAGACCCACGCCCATTTGGATCCGTATCCGCAGATATTTCTACAGACCGACTTCGATTTTGTCTTTGGATCGTAGCAGGTCCAGTTGTGGGAACACCTGACGTAACAAAAGAAAGCGGGACCAGATAACCGTTGATATTTGGGACAGAGACATGATAAAAATTCTTTTCTATGTTTCTTTGTTCTTCTAACATTCTAACACGAATATCATACTCTAAGTTTTTTTCTCGAAACACTGCAGGAGTATCACCCTCAAGCATTGTTCTAAGTTCTTTTCCTAATGACTGAGGATTTACACCCATCTTTACAATTTGATCTCCCTTCGGAACAATTTTAAATTCAGGGGCACCTTCACGGAGACTAATGTCTGGATCTGTTAGGTCAGGAATTTTATTTATTTTTTCAAATACTAATTTACTATAAGATTCCACTTCTTCTGGATCATTTCCAGTAATGACAAAGGAAAAGGATCTTTGGCCACCTCCAATCGCATCGTAATTTTTTACGATAGGTTTTGCATAAGCGTAAGGTGATAGTTCTTTTCTAATGTAGTCTTTGAACTGTGGAGTATTCAGTTTTCTCTTTTTGGCAGGAACTAATTCCACATAGATATCAATTTTATTTTGTTTTACATACCCAGCAGTTAAATTCACTTCTTTTTTAGATCGCAAAAGTGTATTAACTTTTTCGTTTAGTTCTTTTGTAGCTTCTACACTAGAACCAGGTGGCAGTTCAAAGGTTACTGTAAATTGACCTAAATCTTGTGTTGGAATGAATTCGGATTTTAAAGTCCTTGATACAAATATACTACTTACAAATATAAACAGCGCTATCCCTAAAACGAATAATGGATGTTTGGTTGATATTTGCAAAGTTCTCACATAACCATTGGTTAATTTTTCTTGGAATCGATCAAAGGCACGAAGTGGAACCGATAAATATCTTTCTATTTTTCCCGGTTCTTTGGGGTTATGTTCTCCACCAAAATATGCTGACATCATCGGCGCAATGGTTAATGCATCATACAAGGAAATGAGTAAGGCAAAACATACGGTTAGTCCAAAGGGACGAAGGATTTGACCGATCACTCCATCAATAAAAGCAATGGGACCAAAGACAGCCAAAATCGCGAATGTAGTTGCAATTACAGCCAAAGTAACTTCTTTCGTTCCATCAAGTGCTGCTTGTTTGCTATCCTTACCCATCTCTTTATGTCTGTGAATATTTTCTCTGACCACAATCGCATCATCAATGAGTAGTCCTACTGCAAGAGATAACGCAAGCAAAGTCATTTGGTTGATGGTAAACCCAGCAAAACTCATTAGAATGAAAGAACCAAGAAGTGAAGTTGGTAAAGCAAGTCCTGTAATCAATGTGGAACGAACACTACCTAAAAAAAATAACACCACAATGATCGTGAGTGCAATTCCTATATAAATGGATTCTTCTACGTCCCAAACATTATCTTTAACCACTTTAGAAGAATCATTATAATAATCGAATTTGACATCCGGAAATTCTTTCTGAAGATCTGCAACTTTCTTTTTTACTGCTTCTGCCACCTGAACCGAGTTAGCACCTGATTGTTTATAAACGAGTAAAAATAGTGCAGGTTTTCCATTCCAAAACGCAAGAGAAGTCACATCTTCTGAACCTACAACCACTCGACCCACATCGGACAACTGAATTGGCACTTCATTATTTAAAAAACTAATTGGGACATTTCGAATTTCATCAAAACTTCGGTATTCATTGATGGTTCGAAAAGATAAATCGGATCGTTCCCCTCTTACTTTTCCCGCCGGAATGTTAGCACCTCCAGCAGCGATTCTTTGTGAAACTTGAGAAGCAGACAAATTTCTGGATTTCAATTTATTTCGATCCAGTTCTACCCAAATTTCCTTTTTCCTTCCCCCTACAATGTCTACGGATCCAACGTTCGAAATAGAAATTAACCTTTGTTTTATGGTCTCAGAGGCAAAATCATAAAATTCATTATCTTCTAAATTAGATTGCAGTGAAAGACTTAAGATGGGTTGGTCTGCCGGATCCAATCGTTTGATAACAGGTTCATCCACTTCTGCGGGAAGTTTTTTCTTGGCAAAAGCAACTTTGTCGCGAATTTGTTGCTCCGCATAACTGATGACAGTTTCAGAAGAAAACTCTGCAACAATGACCACTGATCCTTCATTACAAATAGATCTAAGTTTTTTCAATCCAGAGATTGTAGAAAGTTCATCTTCGATTGGTTTGGCGACCAGTGTTTCAATTTCATTGGGAGCCGCACCAGGATAAGTTGCATTGATGGATATTGTGGGAAAACTGATATCCGGAAAGTTTTCTACCCCGAGTTTGCCAAAACTAACAATCCCGACAACAACGATGAGAATGACTGTACAAGCGATGAATACAGGTCTTTGTATGGATAATTTTGCTAAATTCATTGGTTTTCCTCGGTGTTTAGTAAAGTAAGTTGTTCTGGATCTAATGAGTATTTTTCAAAGAAAGTGCCTTTGGAAATCTCATACTGGATAATAGCAATATTATAGGTGATTAGAGATTGTGAATGGTTGGACTGTGAACGAACATAAGCATCCATTGCATTTCTTAATACAATGGATGTTCCCCTTCCATTGCGAAATGCAGACAAAGCCTTATCATAAAAAAGTTTACTTTCCTCTCTATTTTTCTTTGCTTCTAAAAAGAGTTCATAACTGACAGTTAAGTTTTCGCGTTTTGATAATAAATCAGCTCTTACTTTATTTTGAGTTTCTGCCCATTCTAATTGCGCTTGTCTTTTTTCGGATTCAGCCTTTGTATATTCTGCTTCCGCAATTTCATTTCCTAAAGGATATTCTAATTTAAATTCTGCAGTGTTTTGATTGAACCTACCACCAAGAATTCCGTAAAAATCTTGGGGAAATTGTTGGTCATAATTTTTAAAGTTATATGTCCCACCAACGGAAAATTTTGGCAACAAACCGTTGTCTGCTGACTTCAAATTGTCTTCTGAATTTTTTAATTGCAAAAGTGATGCCCGAACATCATATCTTTTTTCTAAGGCAACTAAAACTTCCTTTTCATAATCAGAAGTTACTGCAACTTGTTCTTCAATCAATACTGGTAAAAAGGAAAAACTTTCTTCTGGTTCCTTTCCTAAAGATGTCAATAAGTCTCTTCTGTTTTTGTTTCTTTCTAATTCAGAATTTTTTACGGCACTCGTAGCAGAAAGAACAATGGAATTCCATTGGTGGATATCACCCGTAGTATCAAATCCAAAGTTTGCTTTTTTTGAATAAATGTCGCGGATCAATTTGGCATTTCCAAGTAAGGAAGAATTTGTTTCTAGAACTTCCTCGGACAAACTCAAATTCCAAAACTCGATCAACGAATTCACCAAACTTTTAGATAATGAATCTAAAGTATTTAATCTTTGGATTGATGATGAGCGCCTAGCAGTCGCTAATTTTAACCGATCTTGGTATCCAAAAAAGTTTTTTAGGAGATCCTGACTGATATTGATTCCCACAGTGGCAAAATGATAAGAAGGTTGAGCAAAACTTGAAAACCCACTGGAACTTTGTGTTTTACCAGCATTCGTTTCATAACGATTGTCAATGATAGCAATACCGAGTGAGGTTCCTGTGCTAAACTTTTTATTGATACCCGCCTGTATGCTGTTATCTGTTATTTTTGTTCCCTGAATGGCATATTGGGGCAGGTTGAAGTTGGTTGTATTTTTTGCGGTTCCTTTTGCCTCCGCAGTCCATGCATAAGCGCCATTTGTTTTTTCCCATTCGTAATTCGTTGTTTTTAGCTGCAACTTCAGTGTCTGCAGACTGACTTGGTTTTCCCAGGCCATCCGAAGGATGTCGTCCATGCGAAGGATATTTGCTTTCGCTGGTTCTTTTGCCTCGATCGGACCAAGAAGCCCTGAGAGTGCAAAAATAACCGCAAGCAGGCAAACGGTGGTAGGATTCTGTTGAGTTTCGATTATTTGCTTTGGAAACATAATTTGTATCCTTTGTTTCTTTAGGGAACAAATATCGTTTATTTTGTCTCCTGGCAAGTAAAAAAAATACAGACTAGGAAAACGGAAATTTTGCCGGAATTGTACTAAGAAAATTGAATCAATGTAGGGGATTTGATGATGCCAGTGGAAAATTGAGTGCTAAGTAAGTAAAAAAATCCAGAAAGTTTTTTTAGTCAGACTAAAAGTCCATTGGAACCAAAAACCTTCTGGGCTTGGAGAATTTATATTTATTTTTTTTCAGCAACCACCACTGCTTTGATTAACTTCCATTCTTTTTGGTCCCAATAGAAAGTATACATGGATTGAAATTTCATAACCTTACTTTCTAATTCCGCTTTTACAAATCCAAACTGGTCCATAAAATCTATCGAGTGAATGTGGACCTTTCTTTCGACACCACCGATCTTTCCATCTTTTAGTGATTGAATATAATTTGTTTTATTAGAACTGAATATCGTATCACTTCCTTTGAGATAAACACTATCTGCATATTCCCCATGGAACTTTGATTCAACTTCAGAAACTTTCCTTTCGTCGATATTTCTCATAACTGAAATGAATTCTTTTTCCAAAGAATCCCGATTCCCTTCTGCCTTTGTTTGATTTGTGATCATCATTCCTCCTAAAATCACTAAAAATCCAAATACTAAGTCTTTCATAAACAAACCTCCATTTGTTGCTATAGCAACAAATTACTAAAAAAAATTAATCCAACGATTCCTCATAAATTTGATCAATGATCCGTTTGAATGTTTTAAAATCTTGTGCAGAAAGTTTTTTAAACATTCGTTTGCGCTCCTCAGTCACTACAGACACCATCAATTGATATATCTCAGAACCTTTTTTGGTAGGATATACCTGGTTTTTTCTTTTATCTTCTGGATCGGACTGAATTTTAATCCAACCCTTCTCTTCCATATTCCGAAGAGCCCTCGCCATAGAAGGTCTATCGTCAAAATCCCTTCCCAAATCCGATTGGCTACAACCAGGCTGTTTCATTAAACGAACGAGAACAAACCACTGCTCGGGAAACAATTCCAATCCATTCATTGATGCCAACCTCATGAACTGACGTCGCAAAGCACGGACTGTCCGATAAATGAGATAAGCGTATGAGTTTTCTAAATCGAATGAATCTGACATTTGTTGTTATAGCAACAATAAACTTTCCTCAAATTTTGTCAAGTTAGAATGGAAAGGTGAGAGGCCATAAAACCACAATCCTCTTGACAAGTGAAACGCCAAAATGATAGTCTAAAGGTTTACGCTAATTTACAGGAGCAATAAAAATGAATACAAAAAACAAAATTTGCCTCACTCATTTTGACTATGACCGATTGAAATTGTTAATTTCAAATCATACAAAAAGAAATAAAGTAGAGACCAATGTAAAAGATCTATTAGGAGAAATTGAAAGAGCTCAAAAAGTCGACTCTCGTATTATTCCACCTAACTATGTGACTATGAATTCTGTGATAGAAGTAAAAAATCTCGAAGAATTAGAATTTCAAGAATTTAGGTTAGTGTTTCCAGAAGATGCCAATACCCAAGAAAACAAAATTTCTGTACTGGCACCGATAGGAACGGCAATTTTAGGTTATAAAATTGGAGATGTAATCCAGTGGAAATTTCCTGGAGGACAAAACCAATTCCAAATTACCAACATCAAATACCAACCAGAGGCAAACGGAGATTATCATCTCTAAACTTCCACTGGTAGACCAACTTGTTGCGTTCCCAATCGATACAATCTTTGGGATTCCTATCATTAAAGGCCGGGCTCCTACGGGGTCCGCGTTCGCTCCCGTCTACCTATCGGCAGACCAAACCCTTCAGATCCGCAAGCGCAAATC from the Leptospira terpstrae serovar Hualin str. LT 11-33 = ATCC 700639 genome contains:
- a CDS encoding sensor histidine kinase, coding for MNFVALLNLFSLLVYLIAIYIIIKHLIQHPQYRGEGIFVLILAVIPCYVSISNVFEHGFSIDYFDEYEGFFKDLYAMFFLIFLYVHSVKKEQNKRIEHERQIKSDLKLKSKLLTEIHHRVNNNLQIISGLLAMQVESENDLKLTTSLGLIQNRIMAIASVHKIIYGSPNLLYVDLNLIFNSILGNLKITYLNEKNNIELHELIEEGLEMDLDRAIPMGLILNELVSNSFRHAFMNRVEGKIEVTLGKIEDQFVLVVKDNGLGIDNTLLDGKGIGLTLVKNLVKQLRGTIDIEKTKGTNFEIRFPIVNQNPIQIE
- a CDS encoding DNA-3-methyladenine glycosylase I, which produces MTAEKKKERCSWCLKFDDYVKYHDEEWGVPVHNDQIHFEFLILEGAQAGLSWSTILKKREGYRKVFANFDPTKVSKFTDKKLEKILLDPSIVRNRLKVFAAVNNAKRFLEIQKEFGSFDNYIWSFVDNKPIQNKRKSLKDVPATTKESDALSKDLIKRGFKFVGSTVIYAHMQACGLVNDHVESCFRYQELTS
- a CDS encoding YdeI/OmpD-associated family protein yields the protein MSEFPFLKFSAKIEIIGINPFVFLPEPILLALMKQAKTDKGKIRVALKIDGFPFTQTLVKYSGHWRLYLNTPMRKAAKKEVGDNANFEIKFNPEKKIHPVSIELKVALGKNKKAKDKFDSLSPSLQNEMMRYIFGLKSEKSKKENVDRAILFLLGSGKFLGRDAS
- a CDS encoding efflux RND transporter permease subunit, giving the protein MNLAKLSIQRPVFIACTVILIVVVGIVSFGKLGVENFPDISFPTISINATYPGAAPNEIETLVAKPIEDELSTISGLKKLRSICNEGSVVIVAEFSSETVISYAEQQIRDKVAFAKKKLPAEVDEPVIKRLDPADQPILSLSLQSNLEDNEFYDFASETIKQRLISISNVGSVDIVGGRKKEIWVELDRNKLKSRNLSASQVSQRIAAGGANIPAGKVRGERSDLSFRTINEYRSFDEIRNVPISFLNNEVPIQLSDVGRVVVGSEDVTSLAFWNGKPALFLLVYKQSGANSVQVAEAVKKKVADLQKEFPDVKFDYYNDSSKVVKDNVWDVEESIYIGIALTIIVVLFFLGSVRSTLITGLALPTSLLGSFILMSFAGFTINQMTLLALSLAVGLLIDDAIVVRENIHRHKEMGKDSKQAALDGTKEVTLAVIATTFAILAVFGPIAFIDGVIGQILRPFGLTVCFALLISLYDALTIAPMMSAYFGGEHNPKEPGKIERYLSVPLRAFDRFQEKLTNGYVRTLQISTKHPLFVLGIALFIFVSSIFVSRTLKSEFIPTQDLGQFTVTFELPPGSSVEATKELNEKVNTLLRSKKEVNLTAGYVKQNKIDIYVELVPAKKRKLNTPQFKDYIRKELSPYAYAKPIVKNYDAIGGGQRSFSFVITGNDPEEVESYSKLVFEKINKIPDLTDPDISLREGAPEFKIVPKGDQIVKMGVNPQSLGKELRTMLEGDTPAVFREKNLEYDIRVRMLEEQRNIEKNFYHVSVPNINGYLVPLSFVTSGVPTTGPATIQRQNRSRSVEISADTDPNGRGSGYVMSELQRILKEELPTPEGIKVSYSGQTENLESTGKNMAIALGLGVVFIYLVLASLYESFIIPISILVVIPLAMTGAFFGLFLTGKSMDIFANIGMILLFGLATKNSILLIDFAKDLQNTGVDTRTALIEAGRARLRPILMTSIALIAGMLPVAIGLNEASKQRTSMGVTVIGGLISSTILTLYVIPAVYQYITRLIDSMSKKTK
- a CDS encoding M14 family zinc carboxypeptidase, with translation MLRGMKRLNRYENRILKIVKLGGKLVRFKQFGFSTRTKEGFRFPIYVLEIGKEKAIKQNVAGLVAGVHGLETIGIRVLLDFLDDLFSRKNSELYREIKDGELGIVCIPILNPGGVAMKRRSNPGGVDLMRNSGVEAVKAPFFFGGHKLSNVFPYYRGNVLQAESKVLDRFYNKYLLPAENFMIPVIDIHSGFGAVDHVWWPYAGTHEQCIDEPLFQKIANHLTTKFNHILYRFGPQSETYTTHGDLWDRLYNQYQKAKLKSNPNGSRFLPLTLEIGTWADIQLDPWKVFRKRGIFNPARESKQELIISHRKFLTDVLRLAKSSILDLS
- a CDS encoding TetR/AcrR family transcriptional regulator, which translates into the protein MQIRILEKAEELFLKYGYSKTKMEEIASSLKISRKTLYKYYSNKQDLMEFYMEYKQNEIQKVIQAIADDETLTAVQKFSKMHQSLVEESPYVMNDLFIREISEMFPHQMERFRKRREKEVPESIGKIFHMAKMKGELREGFMPEVAVHLFLSSIEMILSNKNSITIPLNIHEFQLEVVNVIFYGVLKR
- a CDS encoding alpha/beta fold hydrolase, producing the protein MRQPAKKTNTKKYKEEFVTTNGTKLHLGIWPGTKQTIICLHGLSGNLYSMKPLAEKLNRLGYRVLSYDLRGRGNSDKPKSGYGFQNHINDLRGIISHYKIKNPIFFGHSFGCMIALRYAILFPEQVKAMILMDGGGLLSLPKRIQILKVLKQSFDRLDVVYPTVSDYLKLVQNSPLVPRWSKIIEEYFRLELQKYKAGFVCHMPKFVMEEELKEMGGSIQLANILKYVMLDPKRVISKMIENKNLEFEKIQAPTLILRATEMNLFPNDDLLPKESFNSMLKRIPNASGKEIKTNHYGILFDKLKERDLAIENFLLLQGISK